Proteins encoded by one window of Bacteroidota bacterium:
- a CDS encoding SprB repeat-containing protein, which translates to MRLKLSFILSVFVFLFSQVSSAQCGPGTPAFTVDLTGDPGGVWTSPAVVRNDNCCGSTSPDRCIKFNITLDSAAVGISFDIISGALPPGALYYQIGCGPLHLVGTPICLSGTGPHVLTFCKPGNNQNVYQISSIPAAVAGKDVSVNEGCTTQFNATGFNTSTITWHSIYPGLPGAYDSYLSCTSGCLNPTITPGSGHPPYVDYVVCGQPAANCNFQTVCDTVRAILNSTLAVVIVPINPTVCFGQTSTIITANGSGGTPPYTYLWNNVNPSQSINVGAGVFTVRLSDASNCPPTYASVTVTSFSVTISADAGPDDTVCVQHPVATLNASVTGASGGVWSGGAGVFSPNNTSLICTYTPTSAELANGFVDLRLITTGNGTCPADTDFVRIYYKGFTGAVTVTPVNVSCFGGNNGSATVNVTGGISPYSYFWNTAPAQTTATADNLPIGTYSVTIQNGIGCTLQTTVVITQPAPLAVNSVVTNVSCFGGSNGGVSLSPWGGIPSYTYLWQPGNQTGSSVTAIAIGTYSVTVRDSKNCQITATYAITQPPQLSVTLSTTDVSCFGGNDGSITSASAGGVAPYTYNWSPIGISSPNASGVFTGTYTVTITDNSGCTVSAAASITQPPVLGVLVSGTNEVCNYLNNGTAAASVSGGTPAYSYNWQPGGQTSGSVSNLSAGTYTLTVTDIKGCKTNSLITITEPPALAINFINKINVSCFGGNNGGVTANVMGGIPGYSYLWTPGSATTAAINNLLAGSYTLTATDNNGCEVQSSISITQPPVALSVTVSSTAVSCHGGANGTLSSSAAGGSMPYTYNWQPGNYTGSPIANLFAGTYTVTTTDANGCTIAQTVTITEPPVIDLTPASINSFCGAANGKASVSVSGGVSPYSYQ; encoded by the coding sequence TACAGTTGATCTCACCGGTGATCCGGGTGGTGTTTGGACAAGTCCTGCTGTTGTAAGAAATGATAATTGCTGTGGAAGCACATCTCCCGACAGATGTATAAAATTTAACATTACACTGGATTCGGCTGCAGTAGGTATTTCTTTTGATATTATATCTGGCGCCCTGCCCCCCGGTGCTCTTTATTATCAGATAGGTTGCGGCCCTTTGCACTTAGTTGGAACACCTATTTGTTTATCAGGTACGGGGCCTCATGTCCTGACATTTTGTAAGCCCGGGAACAATCAAAATGTTTATCAAATATCATCAATCCCTGCGGCTGTTGCCGGAAAGGATGTTTCTGTTAATGAGGGGTGTACTACCCAGTTCAATGCAACAGGATTTAATACTTCAACTATAACATGGCATTCCATTTATCCCGGTTTGCCGGGAGCCTATGATAGTTATTTATCCTGTACTTCCGGCTGTCTGAATCCAACCATTACGCCGGGGTCCGGGCATCCGCCATATGTTGATTATGTAGTTTGCGGTCAACCTGCCGCTAATTGCAACTTTCAAACTGTATGCGACACCGTAAGGGCAATATTAAATTCAACCCTTGCTGTAGTTATTGTTCCAATTAATCCAACCGTTTGTTTCGGACAAACATCAACCATTATTACAGCTAACGGAAGTGGAGGAACACCCCCTTATACTTATTTATGGAACAATGTAAATCCATCCCAAAGTATTAATGTTGGTGCAGGCGTATTTACTGTCAGACTTTCCGATGCTTCTAATTGCCCACCAACTTATGCTTCTGTAACAGTTACATCTTTTTCAGTTACTATTTCTGCAGATGCAGGTCCCGATGATACTGTATGTGTACAGCACCCGGTTGCGACTTTAAATGCTTCCGTAACTGGCGCAAGTGGTGGAGTCTGGTCTGGTGGAGCAGGTGTTTTCAGTCCAAACAACACATCACTCATATGTACGTATACACCAACTTCTGCTGAACTCGCGAATGGTTTCGTTGACTTGAGACTTATAACCACAGGAAACGGAACGTGTCCCGCTGACACTGATTTCGTCCGGATTTATTATAAAGGGTTCACCGGTGCGGTTACTGTTACTCCCGTTAATGTGAGTTGCTTTGGTGGAAATAATGGTTCCGCAACAGTTAATGTTACCGGTGGTATAAGTCCATATTCTTATTTTTGGAATACAGCGCCTGCGCAAACAACAGCAACAGCGGACAATTTACCCATTGGAACCTATTCGGTGACAATTCAAAACGGAATCGGATGTACTTTACAAACAACGGTTGTAATTACTCAACCAGCGCCTTTAGCCGTAAATTCAGTAGTTACAAACGTGTCCTGCTTTGGCGGTAGTAATGGAGGTGTTTCACTTTCCCCGTGGGGGGGGATACCTTCCTATACATACCTGTGGCAGCCCGGAAATCAAACAGGCTCATCTGTTACTGCTATAGCAATCGGAACATATTCTGTTACGGTTAGGGATTCAAAAAATTGTCAAATTACAGCAACGTATGCGATTACCCAGCCGCCGCAATTATCTGTTACTCTTTCAACGACCGATGTGAGCTGCTTTGGCGGAAATGATGGTTCAATTACTTCTGCTTCAGCAGGAGGTGTTGCACCGTATACATATAATTGGAGTCCCATCGGAATATCATCTCCTAATGCTTCAGGTGTGTTCACAGGAACATACACTGTAACTATTACTGATAATTCCGGATGCACTGTTTCAGCCGCCGCTTCCATCACTCAGCCACCAGTTTTAGGGGTTTTAGTTTCAGGCACCAACGAAGTATGCAATTATTTAAATAATGGAACAGCTGCGGCCTCCGTATCCGGGGGTACCCCGGCTTATTCTTATAATTGGCAGCCTGGCGGACAAACCAGTGGCTCCGTTTCAAATCTTTCGGCCGGCACATATACACTTACTGTAACAGATATAAAAGGTTGTAAAACCAATTCATTAATTACAATTACAGAGCCCCCTGCGCTTGCAATAAATTTTATCAATAAAATAAACGTAAGTTGTTTTGGCGGCAATAATGGCGGTGTTACTGCCAATGTAATGGGTGGAATTCCAGGTTACAGTTATTTGTGGACTCCGGGATCGGCCACTACTGCCGCTATTAATAATCTGTTGGCCGGTTCATATACGCTTACTGCAACTGATAATAATGGCTGTGAGGTTCAAAGTTCAATAAGCATTACTCAACCCCCTGTAGCATTGTCTGTAACAGTATCGTCAACTGCTGTTTCATGTCATGGGGGAGCAAATGGAACATTGTCATCGTCGGCTGCCGGGGGAAGTATGCCATATACATATAATTGGCAGCCCGGAAATTATACAGGATCACCTATTGCGAACTTGTTTGCTGGCACATACACTGTAACAACCACTGATGCCAATGGATGTACTATTGCCCAAACAGTTACCATAACCGAACCACCTGTAATCGATTTAACCCCGGCTAGTATAAATTCTTTTTGTGGTGCAGCAAACGGAAAAGCTTCTGTTTCAGTTTCGGGCGGAGTATCACCTTATAGTTATCAGT